A DNA window from Acinetobacter sp. 10FS3-1 contains the following coding sequences:
- a CDS encoding LemA family protein, whose amino-acid sequence MRLIKQSFIVLMLAGTLTLSGCGYNTLQVKDEAVTAAWSEVQNQYQRRADLVPNLVNVVKGYAKHEEQVLTEVTQARANVAGLKVDKEVLEDPALFQKYQEAQAQMTSALSRLIAVSENYPDLKANEQFRDLQVQLEGTENRIAVARNRYITTVQDFNAYSRQFPQVMTAKVIGMDTKPNFSAEQSAQQAPTVSFD is encoded by the coding sequence ATGCGTCTCATAAAACAATCATTTATCGTCTTGATGCTGGCGGGTACCTTAACCTTGAGCGGCTGTGGTTATAATACTTTACAAGTGAAAGATGAAGCAGTCACTGCTGCCTGGTCTGAAGTACAAAACCAGTACCAGCGCCGTGCTGATCTGGTACCGAATCTGGTTAACGTGGTTAAAGGCTATGCCAAGCATGAAGAACAGGTGTTGACTGAAGTCACTCAGGCGCGTGCCAATGTCGCAGGGCTGAAGGTGGACAAGGAAGTACTGGAAGACCCGGCTTTATTCCAGAAATATCAGGAAGCGCAAGCCCAGATGACCAGCGCATTATCACGGTTAATTGCCGTGTCTGAAAACTATCCTGACCTGAAAGCCAATGAACAGTTCCGTGATTTGCAGGTGCAACTGGAAGGCACAGAAAACCGCATTGCTGTGGCGCGTAACCGTTATATCACCACGGTTCAAGACTTTAATGCCTATTCACGCCAGTTCCCGCAGGTGATGACCGCCAAAGTGATTGGCATGGATACCAAACCGAACTTCAGTGCCGAGCAAAGTGCACAGCAAGCGCCAACCGTATCATTTGACTAA
- a CDS encoding metal-dependent hydrolase, with protein MTQVATPKAYQHRPQAIGITVRRLQFNPGAISRYYFANSPVMSHLLTALSSTFPLGEQFFVHSVRNVRDQVKDEKLQAQIAAFIGQEAMHSKAHSEFNAAWRRDDYNLDRFQAWLARKNHYVKGLPPKYQLAITCAFEHFTALLGGYILRHPEVLSTLDEDALKLWVWHAIEEIEHRAVAFDVYQHVYADDRVRRQMMRSVTTGFASLTFYSASRLFLQDKKNSVYKVGGNLFGLYLLLKMVIQLAPEYLAYYRKDFHPSGIDYSQQLDYWKEYLAENFQ; from the coding sequence ATGACTCAAGTGGCAACCCCTAAAGCCTATCAGCATCGTCCTCAGGCGATTGGTATTACAGTACGCAGACTGCAATTTAATCCGGGCGCTATCTCCAGATATTACTTTGCCAATTCTCCGGTCATGTCACACCTGTTGACTGCTTTATCTTCGACCTTCCCGTTAGGCGAGCAATTCTTTGTGCATAGCGTGCGCAATGTGCGTGATCAGGTGAAGGATGAAAAACTACAGGCTCAAATTGCAGCATTTATTGGTCAAGAAGCGATGCATTCCAAAGCACATAGCGAATTTAATGCAGCTTGGCGCCGTGATGACTATAATCTGGATCGCTTTCAGGCCTGGCTGGCCCGCAAGAACCATTATGTAAAAGGTCTGCCTCCCAAATATCAGCTGGCGATTACCTGTGCTTTTGAACATTTTACTGCCTTGTTGGGCGGCTATATTTTACGCCATCCTGAGGTTCTAAGTACCTTGGATGAAGATGCGCTAAAACTCTGGGTCTGGCATGCAATTGAGGAGATTGAACATCGCGCAGTTGCTTTTGATGTTTATCAGCATGTGTATGCAGATGATCGGGTACGCCGTCAGATGATGCGCAGTGTCACCACCGGCTTTGCCAGTCTGACTTTTTATTCAGCCAGCCGTTTATTTTTACAGGACAAGAAAAATAGTGTGTATAAAGTGGGCGGGAATCTATTTGGCCTGTATTTACTGCTGAAAATGGTGATTCAGCTTGCGCCTGAATACCTGGCCTATTATCGAAAGGATTTTCATCCTTCTGGTATCGATTACAGTCAGCAACTGGATTACTGGAAAGAGTATCTGGCAGAAAATTTCCAGTAA
- a CDS encoding FAD-dependent oxidoreductase, with amino-acid sequence MAERLNNDFQFLDVARQDPEKKDLTVRKAEFVEIYKPFTAEIAANQTHRCLGCGNPYCEWKCPVHNYIPNWLKLIAEGRIFQAAELCHQTNTLPEVCGRVCPQDRLCEGACTLNDGFGAVTIGNAEKYINDTAFALGWRPDMSQVKWTDKKVAIIGAGPAGLGCADILVRNGVKPVVFDKHPEIGGLLTFGIPEFKMEKDVMKRRREIFTGMGVEFRLNTDIGNDISIDQLLADYDAVFMGMGTYTYMKGGFAGEELNGVYDALDFLIANVNRCQGWEKDAAEYISVEGQKVIVLGGGDTAMDCNRTSVRQGAKSVVCAYRRDEDNMPGSRREVKNAREEGVEFIFNRQPIEIVGEQGRVTGVKFVTTQLGEPDSRGRRSPEPVPGSEEVLPADAVLLAFGFRASPADWFTDVEINLDGSGRVLAAEHQPYKFQTSNPKIFAGGDMVRGSDLVVTAIWEGRQAAEGILDYLEV; translated from the coding sequence ATGGCAGAGCGCCTAAATAATGACTTTCAATTCCTGGATGTCGCACGCCAAGATCCAGAGAAAAAAGATCTCACTGTCCGCAAAGCAGAGTTTGTGGAAATTTATAAACCGTTTACTGCGGAAATTGCAGCTAACCAGACCCACCGTTGCTTGGGCTGTGGTAATCCATATTGTGAATGGAAATGTCCGGTACATAACTATATTCCCAACTGGTTAAAGCTGATTGCAGAAGGGCGTATTTTCCAGGCAGCAGAATTATGCCATCAGACCAATACCTTGCCAGAAGTGTGTGGCCGTGTCTGCCCGCAAGACCGTTTATGTGAAGGGGCATGCACTTTAAATGATGGCTTTGGTGCGGTGACGATTGGCAATGCCGAAAAATACATTAACGATACCGCCTTTGCCTTGGGCTGGCGTCCCGATATGTCACAGGTGAAATGGACCGATAAAAAAGTGGCCATTATCGGCGCGGGTCCTGCCGGTCTGGGTTGTGCTGATATTCTGGTACGCAATGGGGTAAAACCGGTGGTATTCGACAAACATCCTGAAATTGGCGGTCTGTTAACCTTCGGTATCCCAGAATTTAAAATGGAAAAAGATGTCATGAAACGTCGCCGTGAAATTTTCACCGGCATGGGCGTTGAATTTCGTTTGAATACCGACATTGGGAACGATATTAGCATTGACCAGCTGCTTGCCGACTATGATGCGGTGTTTATGGGGATGGGCACTTATACCTACATGAAGGGTGGCTTTGCTGGCGAAGAGTTGAATGGCGTGTACGATGCGCTGGATTTTCTGATTGCCAACGTGAATCGTTGCCAGGGCTGGGAAAAAGATGCTGCGGAATACATCAGTGTAGAAGGTCAAAAGGTGATTGTGCTGGGTGGCGGTGACACGGCGATGGACTGTAACCGTACTTCTGTGCGTCAGGGGGCTAAATCGGTGGTTTGTGCCTACCGCCGTGATGAAGACAATATGCCGGGTTCACGTCGCGAAGTGAAAAATGCACGTGAAGAAGGGGTGGAATTCATATTTAACCGTCAACCTATCGAGATTGTCGGTGAACAGGGGCGGGTGACTGGCGTTAAATTTGTCACCACGCAGCTGGGCGAGCCAGACAGCCGTGGCCGTCGTAGCCCTGAACCGGTCCCGGGTTCAGAAGAAGTTTTACCTGCTGATGCTGTCTTGCTGGCCTTTGGTTTCCGAGCCAGCCCGGCAGACTGGTTTACGGATGTTGAAATCAATCTGGATGGTTCAGGTCGTGTACTTGCTGCTGAACATCAGCCATACAAATTCCAGACCTCAAATCCAAAAATCTTTGCTGGTGGTGATATGGTGAGGGGTTCCGACTTGGTGGTCACAGCCATTTGGGAGGGGCGTCAGGCTGCGGAAGGAATTCTGGATTATCTGGAGGTTTAA
- the gltB gene encoding glutamate synthase large subunit, which produces MPSPNTVAPAQGLYQPDEFKDNCGFGLIAHMQGEASHDLVKTAMHSLSCMTHRGGIAADGKTGDGCGLLLAMPKQFFREEAKKLSDITLSEIFAVGTVFLSLDPAIAAHAKKILSKEIEAEGCRVLAWRVVPTNNQALGEIALQSLPAFEQVMVNCPMGVTEVEFNRKLFLARRRAEQQLSHDTAFYVTTLCSSVISYKGLMMPAYIAEFYLDLADERLASHIVVFHQRFSTNTLPRWPLAQPFRYLAHNGEINTITANRNWAMARTPKFENPLLPGLTDLTPIVNRTGSDSSSLDNMLEILVGGGMDLFRALRMLVPPAWQNVETLDADLRAFYEFNSKHMEAWDGPAGLVIQDGRHAICMLDRNGLRPARWVITKNGYITLASEIGVWGYEPEDVISKGRVGPGQILVIDTFTGKMLDTRDVSNHLKKMRPYREWLRENSVRVQGSPELEEYLCDQGLKGEELKAAQKMFMVTFEERDQLLRPIAESGQEAVGSMGDDTPMAVLSRQVRHVSDYFRQQFAQVTNPPIDPLRESIVMSLETCLGREQNVFEQGPEHADRLIISSPVLSNSKMHQIRTLGRTGYEIADIDLNYAEGEGLAAAITRICEESARAVRNGKTLLLLSDKKIRPGFLPANALMATGAVHHHLINAGLRTDANIIVETGLARDPHQFAVLLGFGATAIYPYLAYDVINDLIAKGELLGDPLHAQANFRKGIEKGLLKVLSKMGISTVASYRGGQLFEAVGLSDEVVHTCFTGVPSRIQGATFTDLENDQKKLADMAWKSRKPIDQGGLLKFVFDKEYHAFNPDVINSLHKAVRSGNYADFKAYAELVNNRPVATIRDLFKLKTEHSIALDEVESIEEILPRFDSAGMSLGALSPEAHEAIAIAMNTIGGRSNSGEGGEDPARYGTLRNSKIKQIASGRFGVTPAYLTSAEVLQIKVAQGAKPGEGGQLPGGKVNGLIARLRYSVPGVTLISPPPHHDIYSIEDLSQLIFDLKQVNPQAMVSVKLVSEPGVGTIAAGVTKAYADFITISGYDGGTAASPLSSIHHAGSPWELGLAEAHQALRVNDLRGKVRVQTDGGLKTGLDVVKAAILGAESFGFGSTPMIALGCKYLRICHLNNCATGVATQQDHLRQQHYMGEPEMLINFFRFIAEETREWLAALGVARLKDLIGRTDLLEVLPGETDKHAHLDLSALLESHPAAEGKAQYCQVQGNAPFDKGILAEKMIAEMLPAIEAATGGEYHFRVVNCDRSIGARVSGEIARRYGNLNMESHPVKVNLTGTAGQSLGVWNAGGLHIRLEGDANDYVGKGMAGGRIAIFPPKGSPFQTQNTAIIGNTCLYGATGGKLFAAGTAGERFAVRNSGAFAVIEGAGDHCCEYMTGGIVTVLGKVGHNFGAGMTGGFAYVLDLDNDFVDHYNHELIELNRISTEAMEEHQEFLLRILDEYIEETGSAWGYKIRHEFDYYSRKFWLVKPKAANLQTLLKTTKADPQ; this is translated from the coding sequence ATGCCATCGCCTAATACTGTAGCTCCCGCTCAAGGTTTATATCAGCCGGATGAGTTTAAAGATAACTGTGGTTTCGGTTTAATCGCCCATATGCAGGGTGAGGCCAGCCATGATCTGGTCAAGACCGCGATGCATAGTCTGAGCTGCATGACCCACCGTGGGGGGATTGCCGCAGATGGCAAGACTGGAGATGGCTGTGGTTTGCTGTTGGCGATGCCTAAACAGTTCTTTCGTGAAGAAGCAAAAAAACTTAGTGATATCACGCTCAGTGAAATATTTGCTGTCGGTACGGTGTTCTTAAGCCTGGATCCTGCAATTGCAGCACATGCTAAAAAGATTCTTAGCAAAGAAATTGAGGCAGAAGGCTGCCGCGTGCTGGCCTGGCGTGTGGTTCCAACCAATAATCAGGCGCTGGGTGAAATTGCCCTGCAGTCTTTGCCTGCATTTGAGCAGGTTATGGTCAATTGCCCGATGGGGGTGACGGAGGTTGAGTTCAACCGCAAACTGTTCTTGGCGCGTCGTCGTGCAGAGCAGCAGTTGAGTCATGATACCGCATTTTATGTGACCACCTTGTGTTCCAGCGTCATTAGCTATAAAGGCTTGATGATGCCTGCTTATATTGCAGAGTTCTATCTTGACCTTGCCGATGAGCGTTTGGCTTCTCATATTGTGGTGTTCCACCAGCGTTTTTCGACCAATACTTTACCGCGCTGGCCTCTGGCGCAGCCCTTCCGTTATCTTGCCCATAATGGTGAAATTAATACCATTACTGCCAACCGTAACTGGGCAATGGCGCGGACCCCGAAATTCGAAAATCCGCTCTTACCGGGTCTAACTGATCTGACACCGATTGTAAACCGCACTGGTTCAGACTCTTCAAGCCTCGACAACATGCTGGAGATTCTGGTCGGTGGTGGCATGGATCTGTTCCGCGCCCTGCGCATGCTGGTGCCACCTGCCTGGCAGAACGTGGAAACTTTAGATGCCGATCTGCGTGCATTTTATGAATTCAACTCAAAACACATGGAAGCCTGGGATGGTCCGGCTGGTCTGGTCATTCAGGATGGCCGTCACGCGATCTGTATGCTGGATCGTAATGGTTTGCGCCCTGCACGTTGGGTGATCACCAAAAATGGCTATATTACCCTAGCCTCTGAAATCGGGGTTTGGGGCTATGAACCTGAAGATGTGATTTCTAAAGGTCGGGTTGGTCCGGGGCAAATTCTGGTGATTGATACTTTTACCGGAAAAATGCTCGATACCAGAGATGTCAGCAATCACCTGAAAAAAATGCGTCCTTACCGTGAGTGGCTGCGTGAAAACTCAGTGCGTGTGCAGGGTAGTCCCGAACTGGAAGAATATCTATGCGATCAGGGCCTAAAAGGCGAAGAGCTTAAAGCTGCACAGAAAATGTTCATGGTGACTTTTGAAGAGCGCGATCAACTGCTTCGTCCTATTGCAGAAAGCGGTCAGGAAGCTGTTGGTTCAATGGGGGATGATACGCCAATGGCAGTATTGTCTCGTCAAGTGCGTCATGTATCGGATTACTTCCGCCAGCAGTTTGCGCAGGTGACCAATCCACCCATCGACCCATTACGTGAATCTATAGTCATGTCCTTGGAAACCTGTTTGGGGCGTGAGCAAAATGTGTTTGAGCAGGGTCCTGAACATGCAGATCGCTTGATTATCTCCAGTCCGGTGCTTTCAAATTCGAAAATGCATCAGATTCGTACGCTGGGTCGTACAGGTTATGAAATTGCAGATATCGACCTGAACTATGCTGAAGGTGAGGGTCTGGCCGCCGCCATCACCCGTATCTGTGAAGAGTCTGCGCGAGCAGTTCGTAATGGCAAAACCTTGTTGCTGCTTTCGGATAAAAAAATCCGTCCCGGTTTTCTGCCTGCGAATGCTTTGATGGCCACAGGTGCGGTCCATCATCATTTAATTAATGCCGGTTTACGTACCGATGCCAACATTATTGTTGAAACTGGCTTGGCACGTGATCCGCATCAATTTGCCGTGCTGTTAGGCTTTGGCGCGACTGCCATTTATCCCTACCTTGCCTATGATGTGATCAATGACCTGATTGCCAAAGGCGAGCTATTAGGCGACCCTCTGCATGCACAGGCCAATTTTCGTAAAGGGATTGAAAAAGGCTTGTTAAAAGTCCTGTCTAAAATGGGAATTTCAACAGTTGCCTCTTATCGCGGCGGTCAGCTATTTGAAGCAGTAGGCCTGTCAGATGAAGTGGTACACACCTGCTTTACCGGTGTGCCTAGCCGGATTCAAGGTGCCACATTTACAGACCTTGAAAATGATCAGAAAAAACTGGCGGACATGGCCTGGAAATCACGTAAGCCTATCGATCAGGGTGGTTTGCTGAAATTTGTTTTTGACAAGGAATATCATGCCTTTAATCCGGATGTGATTAACTCGCTGCATAAAGCTGTGCGTTCGGGCAATTATGCGGATTTTAAAGCCTATGCGGAACTGGTGAATAACCGCCCAGTGGCAACCATTCGTGATTTATTTAAACTCAAAACCGAGCATTCCATTGCGTTGGATGAAGTGGAATCCATCGAAGAGATCCTGCCGCGTTTTGACTCTGCCGGTATGTCTTTGGGAGCCTTGTCTCCTGAAGCACATGAAGCGATTGCAATTGCCATGAACACCATTGGCGGGCGTTCCAATTCAGGCGAAGGGGGTGAAGATCCGGCGCGTTACGGCACCCTCCGTAACTCTAAAATCAAGCAGATTGCCTCAGGCCGTTTTGGGGTGACCCCTGCCTACTTAACTTCAGCAGAAGTGTTGCAGATTAAGGTCGCGCAAGGGGCAAAGCCGGGTGAAGGCGGTCAGTTGCCGGGAGGGAAAGTAAACGGTTTAATCGCCCGTTTACGTTATTCCGTACCGGGGGTGACACTGATTTCACCGCCGCCGCATCATGACATTTATTCTATTGAAGACTTGTCACAACTGATCTTTGACCTGAAACAGGTCAATCCTCAAGCCATGGTATCCGTGAAACTGGTCTCTGAACCGGGAGTTGGCACGATTGCAGCCGGTGTCACCAAAGCCTATGCCGATTTCATTACCATTTCCGGTTATGACGGCGGTACAGCAGCCTCGCCATTATCTTCCATTCATCATGCCGGTTCACCCTGGGAATTGGGCCTGGCGGAGGCGCATCAAGCGCTACGTGTTAATGATTTGCGTGGCAAAGTGCGCGTACAAACCGATGGCGGCTTAAAAACCGGTCTGGATGTGGTGAAAGCTGCGATTCTGGGTGCAGAAAGCTTTGGTTTTGGTTCTACCCCGATGATCGCACTGGGGTGTAAGTACCTGCGTATTTGCCATCTGAATAACTGCGCAACCGGTGTGGCGACACAGCAGGATCATTTGCGTCAGCAACACTATATGGGTGAACCTGAAATGCTGATCAACTTCTTCAGGTTTATTGCAGAAGAAACCCGTGAGTGGTTGGCAGCACTGGGTGTTGCCCGCTTAAAAGACCTGATTGGCCGTACCGACCTGCTGGAAGTGTTGCCGGGTGAAACCGATAAACATGCGCACCTTGATCTCAGTGCATTACTGGAGTCGCATCCTGCGGCTGAAGGTAAGGCACAGTATTGTCAGGTTCAGGGTAATGCGCCGTTTGATAAAGGCATTCTGGCCGAGAAAATGATTGCCGAGATGTTGCCAGCCATTGAGGCAGCCACAGGCGGTGAATATCACTTTAGGGTGGTGAACTGTGACCGCTCGATTGGTGCACGTGTCTCCGGTGAAATTGCGCGTCGTTATGGCAACTTAAATATGGAATCCCATCCGGTTAAAGTGAACTTAACCGGTACCGCCGGTCAATCGCTCGGAGTGTGGAATGCAGGGGGCTTGCATATTCGCCTGGAGGGGGATGCCAACGACTATGTCGGCAAAGGCATGGCAGGGGGGCGTATTGCCATCTTCCCACCGAAAGGTTCACCCTTTCAAACGCAAAATACCGCGATTATTGGCAATACCTGCTTATATGGCGCAACAGGTGGGAAACTCTTTGCTGCGGGTACAGCCGGCGAACGCTTTGCCGTGCGTAACTCGGGTGCCTTTGCGGTCATTGAAGGGGCCGGGGATCACTGCTGTGAATATATGACGGGTGGGATTGTGACGGTGCTGGGGAAAGTGGGGCATAACTTTGGGGCGGGCATGACCGGTGGTTTTGCTTATGTACTGGATCTGGATAACGACTTTGTTGACCATTACAACCACGAGTTAATCGAATTAAACCGTATTTCCACAGAAGCGATGGAAGAACATCAGGAATTCTTGCTGCGTATTTTAGATGAATATATTGAAGAGACAGGCAGTGCCTGGGGCTACAAGATTCGTCATGAGTTTGATTATTACAGCCGTAAATTCTGGTTGGTAAAACCCAAAGCGGCTAATTTACAAACCCTGTTGAAAACCACCAAAGCTGATCCACAATAA
- the aroB gene encoding 3-dehydroquinate synthase, which translates to MQTLYVELGDRRYPIYIGSQLDPQQLLAPYLHGKQVMIVSNATIAPLYLQHYQAALEQLGKTVATCILPDGEKYKNIEHLNLIFDALLEAGFNRDCTVLALGGGVIGDMAGFASACFQRGVYFVQVPTTLLSQVDSSVGGKTGINHPLGKNMIGAFQQPQVVLADMSQLKTLPARELSAGLAEVIKYALLGDESFLVWLEQHMEALVAGDAVLLAEAVYRSCAHKARIVANDEKEQGERALLNLGHTFGHAIESYLGYGEWLHGEAVATGMVMAADLSQRMGWISAADLERTKKIISRAKLPIVCPKIPLDEFLAYMAHDKKVLNGQLRLVLLKQLGHAVITRDFDVELMKQAILANQAQV; encoded by the coding sequence ATGCAAACCTTATACGTAGAACTCGGTGATCGTCGTTATCCAATCTATATTGGCAGTCAGCTCGATCCTCAGCAATTACTTGCGCCTTATCTTCATGGCAAACAGGTGATGATTGTGAGCAATGCAACGATTGCACCACTTTATCTTCAGCATTATCAGGCAGCCCTCGAACAGTTAGGTAAAACGGTGGCCACCTGCATTTTGCCTGATGGTGAAAAATACAAAAACATTGAACACCTGAACCTGATTTTTGATGCCTTGCTGGAAGCTGGATTTAACCGCGATTGTACCGTCCTGGCATTGGGAGGAGGGGTGATCGGTGATATGGCCGGTTTTGCTTCGGCCTGTTTCCAGCGCGGAGTGTATTTTGTTCAGGTACCAACCACCTTGCTGTCTCAGGTAGACTCTAGTGTGGGGGGAAAAACCGGGATCAATCATCCGCTGGGTAAAAATATGATTGGTGCTTTCCAGCAGCCTCAGGTGGTACTCGCGGATATGTCTCAACTGAAGACCTTGCCGGCGCGTGAACTGTCTGCCGGACTGGCTGAAGTGATTAAATATGCGCTCTTGGGTGATGAGTCATTTTTAGTATGGCTTGAGCAGCATATGGAAGCCTTGGTGGCTGGTGATGCCGTATTGCTGGCCGAAGCCGTCTATCGGTCATGTGCACATAAAGCACGTATTGTGGCCAATGATGAGAAAGAGCAGGGTGAGCGTGCGCTCCTGAATCTTGGTCATACTTTTGGTCATGCCATTGAATCTTATCTGGGCTATGGTGAATGGCTGCATGGCGAGGCTGTGGCAACTGGTATGGTTATGGCGGCTGATCTGTCACAGCGCATGGGATGGATTTCAGCAGCAGATCTGGAACGTACAAAAAAAATCATTTCTCGTGCCAAACTACCAATCGTTTGTCCTAAAATTCCTCTGGATGAGTTTCTGGCCTATATGGCCCATGATAAGAAAGTCTTAAATGGCCAGTTACGTCTGGTATTATTGAAACAGCTCGGACATGCCGTGATTACCCGCGACTTCGATGTCGAGTTAATGAAACAGGCAATTTTAGCCAATCAGGCACAGGTTTAA
- the aroK gene encoding shikimate kinase AroK, protein MPSKEFETLPNIYLVGPMGAGKTTVGRHLAELLGREFLDSDHEIERKTGATIPWIFEKEGEQGFRSRETVVIDELTSRPQLVLATGGGAITQAPNRNYLKQRGIVVYLYTPVEIQLQRTYRDKNRPLLQVENPEQKLRDLLAVRDPLYREVADYIIETNQGAARDLAQRILHLILSKK, encoded by the coding sequence TTGCCAAGCAAAGAGTTTGAAACCCTGCCAAATATCTATTTGGTAGGGCCAATGGGGGCCGGTAAAACAACAGTAGGACGACATCTGGCGGAATTGTTAGGACGTGAATTTCTGGATAGTGATCATGAAATTGAGCGGAAAACAGGTGCTACGATTCCTTGGATCTTTGAAAAAGAGGGTGAACAGGGGTTTCGAAGTCGTGAAACTGTGGTCATTGATGAGTTAACCTCAAGGCCACAACTGGTACTTGCAACCGGTGGTGGCGCAATTACCCAAGCCCCAAATCGAAATTATCTGAAACAGCGCGGAATCGTTGTTTATCTTTATACTCCAGTTGAAATTCAGCTACAACGTACCTATCGCGATAAAAACCGCCCACTCCTTCAGGTCGAAAATCCGGAACAGAAGCTACGTGATTTACTGGCGGTCCGTGATCCGTTATATCGTGAAGTGGCAGATTATATTATTGAGACCAATCAAGGCGCTGCACGCGACCTGGCGCAGCGGATTTTACATCTCATTCTTTCCAAAAAATAA